The DNA sequence GCCAGTGAACCCCATGAAGCCTGTGACCCCCGTGAACTCCATGACCCCCATGAGCCCAATGAATGAACTGCCTTCCAGGTACCTTAGTTGGTGGGTGGGGCCCCAAGGGTGTTCCTGTCCCTCCCTTCATGGGACATCTATGAGATAATCTATCTCATGGGTCTGTCCTCTTTGGCCTCTGGAGAACGGTGGCCCATATTCTCCACCTCCTAATAAAGGCTGTTGTGTGCCTGCCCCCCCATCCCTGCCCAGCTTCAGGCCCAGCAGGTGGGAGGGGGCACCAGGCCGGGTTGCTTTCTCTAACTCAGGTCCTACCCCCTCCGGGGAAGCCACAGCCTTGATGACCTCTTGGACAGGCCAGGCAACCCTGCAGCCTCATCAGACTACTGGGATAGCAATTCCCGTTCCAGGACCCCAAGCCGCGTCCCCAGCCGTGCCCCCAGCCCCGCACCCACACCCTTGCCCAGCAGCAGGCGGAGCAGTGTGGGCAGCATGGGGGCAGCCACCGATGTCAAGGTCAGCCCACCTGTCCTCTGCCTGGCCGCTATGGAGTAGCCCAGCAAGGGAGACCTTGGCCACTCTTCTGCgggggatgggaggtgggatgggggtgaAGGAGTGCGCACGGGGTCACTGGCCTTACCTCGCAGGGGCAATCAGCCCCAGGCCATGGCATTGCGCAAGGCCTAGAGTTTTCTTTGAAACCAGACTTCGGGCTGCAGTGTCCTCAAATCTAGCCCTGTAGGGCCTCTACCTCCCAGTCCTGTGCTCTCCTGGGGTAAAGGGTGGGACCCCATCTTCCCTCCGCCCCTGAACCTGCCCTCCCTTCGTGCAGAAACTTATGTCCTGGGAACACCAACCCCCAGAGCTCTTTCCACGGTGAGTCCCAGTGGGCAGGGAGCCAAATGGGAGCAGGTGACTCAAAACGGGAGGGCAGCAAGAAGCAGACGCTTGGCCAGATGCCCGGCCACTCTCCCTAGGTACACAGACCTGGAGTCTCTGCCCCCCTCACCCTAGCCTATCCCCCACAGGGGTACAAATCCCTTTGCCACAGTGAAGCTACGCCCCACTGTCACCAACGACCGCTCAGCACCCCTCATCCGCTGAGGCCATGTCCTCCACCGGGGCCTGAGGTGGTCCTGCACACCTGCCCAGGGCTCTTCCAGCTGACAGCCGCAGCAGCAGTGGATCCAAGATGCCAGGCGCTACCCAGGGGACCATCCCTACCCCTCTGCCCGCAGCCCAGAAACTCCCTGCGGGCTGGGCCTGCAACATAGGGCAGGGTGACTGGGTGGGAGCACGGGGCAGCTGGTTGCTTTCAGGGATCCCAGACTCTCCCCAGAACCCAGCCTCTTGCCTCCCATCTTCCCGCCTGTGCCCCAAAGGGAAAcacctcctcttccacccctGTCCCCCACACAGCCCTTTTTAACTTTTgtaaatgataaatgataaaaataaataaaggaagtggGCACAGTGGCAGTGAAGGTGTCTGATTTGGGGGCAGGGTAAGGCCTGGGAGGTGGGGATCCTCTAGGGTGACTGGAGTCTCAGGTCTGTCTCCCCTCCAGTCACTCAGGGCTCTTGAAGTTTTCAGGCAGGGCTGCACAAAAGCTCTCacctccaccctgcccccatctccaaaTGCACCCCAAGGGATGGTGCCTGTTCCCCTTAGCTGGGACACAGCACCTTTGTTCCAGCCCCTCCACCCCTCATGGTCAGGCTCAGGCCTGGATTAGCTTTATCCAAGAGAAGCCAGGAGCCCCTCCTGGAATGTgacctggggctggggagggagcaaTGGTGTACGGAGGAAGTGGCTTGACAGGCCGGGTCTCTTCAGGGTACCACTTTGCCCCCAGCCCCAGATCACATCCCCCCCAAGGCAGGGCTTTGTCCCTCTGTTGGAAGTACCTGGGAGGTGAAGGAGGGGCTCCTTGCCCTTTGTCCCACTGGGTCAGCCCTGCAGGTTCATGGTCACTTGTGCTCTGGTAAAAGCCTCTTagcagggcaggggtgggatGAGGGGACTCTAAGTCCCAGGCCTGGGGAAGTTGTTTATTCAGCCAGAGTGCAGCCATAGTAGCCAAAGCTGTGGGAATCAGTATCTTCCAGCCTCACAGAGCTCAAGGAAGCCCCTCCCTGCAGGCCTCAGGAGATGTGAGGCTGGACCCTAAATCCAGAGTCAAGTCCAGGTGAGTGTGCGGCGAGGGCTGTCAAGGGCCAGTTTCTTGTCTCTGTGTTCATAGCCATGCAGAGGGGGGGCAGGTAAGAAAAGTCAGAACCCGGAGCTGGGGGAGGGCAGAGTCCTGGGTGTCTCTGGGGAGAGGTCCTGGAGGGCTCCCCTGGGTCTCCCATCCTCCTGTTCCGTGGCAGATGCCATAGGACTTGGGAACCCCTGCCTAGGGATGGAGGGCCTAGATTGTAAACTGCTGGGGCTCAGGTCTCTCTTCCAgagccctttcctcttccccaaggtTTCCAGCTGGTGTACAGGTGTTCACTCAGCCATCCTActggtggggaaactgaggctcagccgGGAGAGGAGACTTTACAGGGCAAACTCCTTCCAGAACGGGAAGGACAAGCCGCACCAAAGGCTGCTGGACGAGGCCAGTATGCCCTGTTGTTTTAATCTTGACTTATTCCTGGTCACAGAGGAAAGTTAAGACAAGCTGGAGGGCCACTACAGCTGGCAGCCACCCCACTGGCTGATTGGCTCGTCTGTCCACAAACTTACATGTATTCATGGTGACACTGACagtgccctacacacacacacacacacacacacacacacacacacacacaccccacagtggCTGCTGGGATCTGGCATTCACTGCACCCCTTCCCCTTCCATTACTAGGTCCCAGGAGGTGAAAAGCCCTAGCGAGGAACCCTTGAAGTCAAGCATCCACTCACGCTTCACAAGCCTTTGCAGGAAGGTGGGAAGACTCGGGGTGACCTTCCTACCTTGCTGGCTCTGTAACCCTTAAAGGGCTCCATGGGCGGTGTGGGGCTGTTTTTCCTTGCAGGTCTCAATTCATTTCTCTACAGCACCCACCACTGCCTTTTGTCCCCCCTCTTTGCCAGCAGAGGTAGAGGCAATGGGCGCTGGCGGCCCGCGACGGGGTGCAGGCCCCCCAGATGGTGGCTGGGGCTGGGTGGTGCTGGGTGCCTGCTTCGTGATCACCGGCTTCGCCTACGGCTTCCCCAAGGCCGTGAGCGTTTTCTTCGGAGAACTCAAGCAAGACTTCGGTGCAGGTTACAGCGACACAGCCTGGGTGTCCTCCATCATGCTGGCCATGCTCTACGGCACCGGTCAGCACTCCTCCCAGAGCCTCCTGGGGTCTAGCACCTGGGGTAGAGGCGCTAGCGCCTAAAGAAGCACCGCCCCTGTCCCCCGCCCCTACCTTCGATGGGGAACACATGGAAGCCTCGACCCTAGGAAAGAGTGGGTAGGGCACAAGGATGGAAGTGGAAATCCGCTACTACTGCTGGCCTGGAGGGGTTAGGTTCATTCCTGCCAGCAAACCTACACTGGGCGACATCAACCCGGAGAAGCCCCAATGCCGAATGTTGGGAGGGTGGGAGCCTTCAGGAGGATGGTAGTCTGGTGGCAGGCAGAGGCGAAGAGTGGAAGCCATCCTTCCTACTTTGGTTCTGGGCTCTCAAGAGGGTAAGAGATGGGTGGccactagacagacagacacacagacacacacacaccaccctgtCTGCCCAGTCAAGCTGTGTGACTCAACCAAAATGCCCTCTTTGTCTCTGaaggggctggggggaggggggagttaaATACCCCTTCAAGCTCTTTCAGATCTCAGAGGGACAAGGCAAGACCTGGCGCATTTTCTGGGGAGGAGATTGGTCTAACTTAGACTATGACCCTACTCTGTCCACAGGCCCCTTGTCCAGCATCCTCGTGACACGCTTTGGCTGTCGCCCGGTGATGCTGGCTGGCGGGCTCCTGGCTTCCGCGGGCATGATTCTGGCTTCCTTTGCCTCGCGCCTTCTGGAGCTGTACCTGACGGCTGGAGTGCTCACAGGTGAGGGCACCCATGTCTCTCCCTGCAGGAGTCGAGAGTCCCTGATGCAAGTCTCTCAGTCCCCAGTTTTCCTCAAAGGGGCGGCCCCTGAGTCTCCTAGCTCACTCTCCCGGTTTCGGACTTATCCTGATCCCGGCCCAGCCTGGCCCtgccactgaggccagaaggggcACTCCAGCTGCGTCGCCTTGCCCGCAGGGCTGGGCCTGGCCCTCAACTTCCAGCCGTCGCTCATCATGCTGGGACTCTACTTCGAGCGGCGACGTCCCCTGGCCAACGGGCTGGCAGCGGCGGGCAGCCCGGTGTTCCTGTCCACGTTGTCGCCGCTTGGCCAGCTGCTGGGGGAGCGCTTCGGCTGGCGCGGTGGCTTCCTGCTGTTTGGCGGCCTCCTGTTGCACTGCTGCGCCTGCGGGGCCGTCATGCGGCCACCACCAGGGCCCTCGCCCCCGCTTCGCCCAGATCCGGCGAAGGACCGCGCGCCCGGCGGCGGGGCTCGCCGCCGCCTGCTAGACGTGGCGGTGTGCACCGACCGCGCCTTCATGGTGTACGTAGTCACCAAGTTCCTGATGGCACTTGGGCTCTTCGTGCCTCCCATCCTGCTGGTGAACTACGCCAAAGATGCAGGCGTGCCTGACGCTGAGGCCGCTTTCTTGTTGTCCATCGTGGGCTTCGTGGACATCGTGGCACGGCCGGCGTGCGGTGCCCTGGCGGGTCTGACACGCCTGCGACCCCACGTTCCCTATCTCTTCAGTCTGGCCTTGCTGGCCAACGGGCTCACGGACCTCATCAGCGCTCATGCGCGCTCCTATGGCACCCTCGTGGCTTTCTGCATCGCTTTCGGCCTCTCCTACGGCATGGTGGGCGCGCTGCAGTTCGAGGTGCTCATGGCGACCGTGGGTGCGCCCCGCTTCCCCAGTGCGCTGGGCCTGGTACTGCTAGTGGAGGCCGTGGCTGTGCTCATAGGACCGCCCTCTGCCGGTGCGCACCATAAGAGAGGGGTAGCTAAACCTGGGAGTTGTTAGTATAAGGGAAGCCCTTAAGATCGACCTTCCGGGGATGAGAGGGAAAGCAGGCCCCTTTGCTGGAAAGCTTGGTTGGTGGACTCCCTTTATTACTAGGTAGTTCCTCCTCCAGGGATCACCCCCAGGGATCGCCCTCAGGGGGTGAGGATGGAAAAGCCAAAGGTCAGTCTCCAGAAGAAATACACAAATAGCCAAGACTGACTTACGCATGTCAGTCTTCTCAAGCAGAGAAGCCTTGTGCGACAGGTGTAGGGGAACAGGTTAGATTCGGAAGCTTAGCCCGAGTTGTGGATCTGGATCTGCCCCTGCAGAGAGCTAACCTGGACCGAATGTGTGTGGATGCTTTAGTTCAGCCAGCCAGTAAGCCAGAACAGGAAATCAGCCCTGACTAGGGGCAGAGAAGGGGTGCTCGAATGACAGCTGGAGAGGTGCTGATACCCCCAGCACCTGTCTGCCAAGCCTTCTGCTCATCCTGGCATAGTTCAACGGGTGAGGGCACAGtgtgaagggctggggagagggttgCTGGGGGGAAAGAGTCACTGTACAAGTGAGGGCTGAGCTAAGATAGGAAAGGTAGAGGTGGGGACCCCGACATCTTCCTGAGTTGTCTCATTGTCCCGAGGCTCCAGAGGGCCAGGCTTAAGTGAGAGTGAGGCTTCAGGAATGAATAGCAGAGCCCAGGCTGCAACAGACAAGAGTAAGCTGCCATCTTTTCCTTCAGAGCCAGCCAGATGGCAGAGTGGCCCAAGCaagctttctcttcctgcttgatCCAATAAGAAAGGCAAAGCCCCTGAGCCAATGTGTGGGTGCCCTCTTTCAAGCCCACCACCCCAAGAGCCTCAAAGCTGGCCCTCCTGGAAGCCCAGGGACCACCTACTGTTGGGTGGACCTAGTAGGAAAGAATGCAGGTCCAGTGTAGGGCACTCCAAAACTGCGTAAGGCCGGAGACAGGACTGGCTGTGAAGTCATGGTCATCAGGAAACTTCCCGAAGACCACAGCTTGGTGTGGACATGGGAATAGTCTAGAATGAAGCCCATGGAAGAAAATACAGTGGAGACTGGGCATGTCACCATGAGCTGTCTTAGCACATGTGATGTCCTGGGTTTAGTCCCCCACAATGGAGCTAGAGATTCCCCCACATATGGAGATACCGTGCCCAGGAAGGTATATGAGTTCTCTTTTCCGGAGCACAGAGTCCCACTTCCCAGTCTGTGCTCAGGCACCTCACCAGCTCAGTTTGGACAGCTTGCAGATCCTGATGAGGATGCTGGGCCAAACCCCTATAGACCAGGTCCAGCTACACTGACACCCTGACACCCACAAGTGGAACAAGTCACTGTAGGCTTGCATTGATGTGGAGGGGGAACCTCGTAGACTATAAAAGCATCTTCAGAAGCATTAGATTGAGATTCAGGGAGAGAAAGTGACATTCTGGGCCTCACAAGAAAGGATCCATTTGGAGTTCTGAATTCATAATCAGGAATAAAGCCAGGGCATATGTGTATCACCAGtaagttccccccccccaagttagAGAAGGCCCTGACAGGTTGACATGGCTCCCCTCCCACTCCAGGCCGCCTGGTGGATGCCCTGAAGAACTATGAGATCATCTTCTACCTTGCTGGCTCCGAGGTGGCCTTGGCTGGAGTCTTCATGGCAGTCACCACCTACTGCTGCCTGCGCTGCTCTAATACCCCATCAGGTCCAGCGGCCGAAGGAGGAGCCGCTGACACGGAGGATGTGGATGTTGAGAGGGACTCTGAGCCAATGCCTGCCAGCCTTGAGGCTCTGGAGGTGTTGAGCCCCAGGGCTGGGTCCTCAGGACCTGAACCAGAGGTGGAAACAGTGTCTGGGCTGGGTCATGAGTCTGTGTAGACATTAGGCAGATAAGGGTCTGGCTCATGGGGAGGCAGCCTGGGGTTATCCACTGGGTACCCCATCTGCCAGGCCATTCATTCCCAGTGAAGTTGTGGGTTGACAGGAGCACAAGTTGATAAAGGAACTCTATCTACTGAAAGATATATCATGTTCCTGTGCCTGCCAGAGCGGGGCCACCTGAGCTGGGAAGGGGTAAGAATAGCCAGAAGGGTCCCCATAAGGTCCCCTGAGCCATTGGAGTCCTTAAGGAATGGCACTAGCTAGAGACACTGGGGGCtggtggggggggcgggggagggatgCTATATACTGAAGCCCATTTGGCCGCCATCTGCATGAGAGATGAGAGGCACAGGGTCAGGGTCAGAGACGTCTTCTTCCTGTGCAGGCTTCACAATCAGTTCCAGAGAGCATGGGAGCTGGGTGGTCAGCAGCAAAACCTCAGAGGCCCTCAAGGTGTGCATGTCCC is a window from the Microtus ochrogaster isolate Prairie Vole_2 chromosome 15, MicOch1.0, whole genome shotgun sequence genome containing:
- the Slc16a8 gene encoding monocarboxylate transporter 3, encoding MGAGGPRRGAGPPDGGWGWVVLGACFVITGFAYGFPKAVSVFFGELKQDFGAGYSDTAWVSSIMLAMLYGTGPLSSILVTRFGCRPVMLAGGLLASAGMILASFASRLLELYLTAGVLTGLGLALNFQPSLIMLGLYFERRRPLANGLAAAGSPVFLSTLSPLGQLLGERFGWRGGFLLFGGLLLHCCACGAVMRPPPGPSPPLRPDPAKDRAPGGGARRRLLDVAVCTDRAFMVYVVTKFLMALGLFVPPILLVNYAKDAGVPDAEAAFLLSIVGFVDIVARPACGALAGLTRLRPHVPYLFSLALLANGLTDLISAHARSYGTLVAFCIAFGLSYGMVGALQFEVLMATVGAPRFPSALGLVLLVEAVAVLIGPPSAGRLVDALKNYEIIFYLAGSEVALAGVFMAVTTYCCLRCSNTPSGPAAEGGAADTEDVDVERDSEPMPASLEALEVLSPRAGSSGPEPEVETVSGLGHESV